Proteins encoded together in one Ruminococcaceae bacterium KH2T8 window:
- a CDS encoding spoIIIJ-associated protein, protein MEKTVVKTGKTVDEAIESALAELGVSKEDAKIEVINEPAGGFLGLGSKEAEVKVTADVSDAEEEEVVYYGDDESFEGDAVSEAEDAAVQFVAEVLSGIGIHGNMDSYREDDAIYISVSGADCGAAIGRHGETLESISYLTNLIANKHSEERVHVHLDVGGYKRHREQVIKNLADRAASKVRRTGRKVAMEAMNPAERRIVHSYLQDINGVTTHSEGEEPDRRVIVTPAN, encoded by the coding sequence ATGGAAAAGACAGTCGTAAAGACAGGTAAGACAGTTGATGAAGCTATAGAGAGTGCACTCGCTGAGCTTGGTGTTTCCAAGGAAGATGCAAAGATCGAAGTGATCAACGAGCCTGCAGGCGGTTTTCTCGGTCTTGGCTCAAAGGAAGCTGAGGTAAAGGTAACAGCAGACGTCAGCGATGCTGAAGAGGAAGAAGTCGTTTACTACGGTGACGATGAGAGCTTCGAGGGTGACGCTGTAAGTGAAGCTGAGGATGCAGCAGTTCAGTTTGTAGCTGAGGTACTTTCCGGTATCGGCATCCACGGTAATATGGATTCTTACAGAGAGGACGATGCGATCTATATCTCAGTATCCGGTGCAGATTGCGGTGCAGCTATCGGCCGCCACGGTGAGACACTCGAGTCTATCTCTTATCTTACAAACCTTATCGCTAATAAGCACAGCGAGGAGCGTGTTCACGTTCATCTCGATGTAGGCGGATATAAGAGACACAGAGAGCAGGTTATCAAGAACCTTGCAGATCGTGCCGCTTCCAAGGTTAGAAGAACAGGACGAAAGGTCGCTATGGAGGCCATGAATCCTGCCGAGAGACGTATCGTTCACTCCTATCTTCAGGATATCAACGGTGTAACAACTCATTCCGAGGGTGAAGAGCCTGACAGAAGAGTAATCGTAACACCTGCCAACTGA
- a CDS encoding tRNA modification GTPase trmE — protein MIPSELDSRPFCACSTPSGTAGIAVIRLSGTDSAAIADKCVRIIRASSDSIKSCLDMPGYTAAYAEFRDPSTDTVLDNVIITRFVAPYSYTGDEMIEISCHGGNAVKQEILRVLEGLGARQAERGEFTKRAFINGKLDMAEAEAVMNVIEADSRRTLDAANSQMHGELSSRLSKYEEVLYKALALIEMIVEFPEHDDTPENTDEVMSLCREALEGIENLIRSYAKGKILTERMKIVLCGLPNSGKSTLLNSIAGFERAIVTEVPGTTRDTIELQTVINSIPVTIVDTAGIRETEDAIEEMGVKRAVRAVSEADLIFYLISPDTTAQVALETAKDLIPAKTRIVFTKTDSGINPEKEAITDGLRKIGIGSFTEISAKDGINLSSIEDAVTEVYENAGGLMSDNITILSSRHCDCLEAASDKLRSAMDAIEGGLGVDIASSVIRAALDDIGSVTGKTVSVELADTIFSKFCIGK, from the coding sequence ATGATCCCGTCCGAGCTTGACAGCAGGCCTTTCTGTGCATGCTCGACGCCTTCAGGGACGGCGGGTATCGCGGTAATAAGGCTTTCGGGCACGGATTCCGCAGCCATCGCCGATAAGTGTGTTAGGATCATCAGAGCTTCGAGCGACAGCATCAAGAGCTGCCTTGATATGCCCGGTTATACCGCCGCATATGCCGAGTTCAGAGATCCTTCAACTGACACGGTCCTGGACAATGTGATAATTACTCGTTTTGTTGCTCCGTATTCTTATACGGGTGATGAGATGATAGAGATCTCCTGCCATGGCGGTAATGCCGTCAAACAGGAGATCTTGCGCGTCTTGGAGGGGCTCGGAGCACGACAGGCCGAGAGAGGCGAGTTCACGAAGCGTGCATTTATAAACGGTAAGCTCGATATGGCAGAGGCCGAAGCGGTCATGAACGTTATCGAAGCCGACTCCAGACGTACGCTCGATGCAGCTAACTCGCAGATGCACGGTGAGCTTTCTTCGCGCCTTTCGAAATATGAAGAAGTGCTCTATAAGGCACTGGCGCTGATCGAGATGATCGTTGAGTTCCCCGAGCACGACGATACTCCCGAGAATACGGATGAGGTCATGAGCCTTTGCCGTGAAGCACTCGAGGGCATAGAGAACCTTATCAGGAGCTATGCGAAGGGAAAGATCCTTACCGAGAGGATGAAGATCGTCCTCTGCGGACTTCCCAACAGCGGCAAGAGCACGCTTCTCAACAGCATCGCCGGATTTGAAAGAGCTATCGTAACGGAAGTGCCGGGTACGACCCGAGATACTATAGAACTTCAGACGGTGATCAACTCGATCCCTGTAACGATAGTAGATACTGCCGGGATAAGAGAGACGGAAGATGCTATCGAGGAGATGGGCGTAAAACGCGCCGTAAGAGCCGTGAGCGAAGCGGATCTCATATTCTACCTCATATCTCCCGATACTACGGCGCAGGTGGCTCTGGAGACTGCTAAAGACCTTATTCCGGCTAAGACCAGGATCGTATTTACAAAGACTGACTCCGGTATCAATCCCGAGAAGGAAGCCATAACCGACGGTCTTCGTAAGATCGGGATCGGGAGCTTTACCGAGATATCCGCAAAGGACGGCATTAATCTCTCGAGCATAGAGGATGCGGTCACCGAGGTCTATGAGAATGCAGGCGGGCTCATGTCGGATAATATAACGATCCTGAGCAGCAGGCACTGCGACTGCCTCGAAGCAGCATCGGATAAGCTCAGATCTGCTATGGATGCCATCGAGGGCGGACTCGGAGTCGATATCGCATCGTCCGTTATAAGAGCTGCACTTGATGATATCGGTTCGGTAACCGGCAAGACCGTATCGGTCGAACTCGCGGATACTATATTTTCGAAATTCTGTATAGGAAAGTAA
- a CDS encoding tRNA uridine 5-carboxymethylaminomethyl modification enzyme yields the protein MNIKEALETTNAYMAGEYDIAVVGAGHAGCEAAHACAKLGLKTVLFTLYLDSIANLPCNPSVGGTAKGQLVREIDALGGIMGKVADECCIQMRMLNRSKGPAVYSPRAQMDRSRYSVVMKSRLEKLPNLDIRQAHITDLLTEDEDGIRVCGVMTESKAVYSASAVVICSGTYMESRTIRGEVVALSGPDGLPRSVGLSSSLASKGIPILRFKTGTPVRVNSGRIDFDVMTRQDGETDVPPFSFDNEMNGVTVPQDQVPCWSVWTTDETREIISSNMDRSPLYSGVITGIGPRYCPSIEDKFMRFKDKNRHQIFVEPMGRETSEMYLQGFSTSLPEEVQVQMVRSLPGLDKAMIQRSAYAIEYDLVDPLSLRPTLESKIVDGLFTAGQINGSSGYEEAAAQGIVAGINAGLKLKNEEPMILDRSQAYIGVLIDDLVTKGTSEPYRMMTSRAEYRLFLRQDNADQRLTPVGRRVGLIDEERFARFTAKSEAIANETERLRNTYIAPTPELGAILESAGTNLPPSGISLAELIKRPQVSYDLIAPVDKERKELTVDITRAVETDLKYEGYLKLEKEKIEKFAQLERRLLPEDTDYEQIKGLRLEARQKLNAIKPLNIGQASRISGVSPADISVLLVYTEMIKRKDKNE from the coding sequence ATGAACATAAAAGAAGCACTTGAGACCACAAATGCCTATATGGCAGGAGAATATGATATCGCCGTAGTCGGAGCGGGACATGCCGGCTGCGAGGCTGCTCATGCATGCGCAAAGCTCGGACTTAAGACCGTACTCTTTACGCTATATCTCGACAGCATCGCCAACCTTCCATGTAATCCGAGTGTCGGCGGTACCGCCAAGGGTCAGCTCGTAAGAGAGATCGATGCACTGGGCGGCATTATGGGAAAGGTCGCAGATGAGTGCTGTATCCAGATGAGGATGCTCAACAGATCCAAGGGACCGGCCGTTTATTCGCCCCGTGCCCAGATGGACAGGAGCAGGTATTCCGTAGTCATGAAGTCCCGCCTCGAGAAGCTTCCGAACCTTGATATAAGACAGGCTCATATAACGGATCTTCTCACGGAAGATGAGGACGGCATCAGAGTCTGCGGCGTAATGACCGAGAGCAAGGCTGTCTATTCCGCATCGGCGGTCGTCATCTGCTCGGGAACATACATGGAGTCTCGTACGATAAGAGGAGAGGTCGTAGCTTTAAGCGGCCCCGACGGACTCCCGAGATCCGTAGGTCTTTCATCTTCGCTTGCTTCTAAGGGCATCCCGATATTGAGGTTTAAGACCGGAACTCCCGTCAGGGTCAATTCCGGAAGGATCGACTTCGACGTCATGACGAGACAGGACGGAGAGACTGATGTACCGCCGTTCTCTTTCGATAACGAGATGAACGGAGTGACCGTACCGCAGGATCAGGTTCCGTGCTGGTCGGTATGGACGACTGACGAGACAAGAGAGATCATCAGCTCCAATATGGACAGGTCGCCTCTTTATAGCGGAGTGATCACGGGAATCGGCCCGAGATACTGTCCTTCGATCGAAGATAAGTTCATGAGGTTCAAGGATAAGAACAGACATCAGATCTTCGTTGAGCCCATGGGACGCGAGACGAGCGAAATGTATCTTCAGGGATTCAGTACGTCGCTACCCGAAGAAGTTCAGGTACAGATGGTTAGGAGTCTTCCGGGACTTGATAAGGCGATGATCCAGAGAAGTGCTTATGCGATCGAATATGATCTCGTAGATCCGCTGTCGCTGCGCCCGACTCTTGAATCCAAGATAGTAGACGGTCTCTTTACGGCAGGTCAGATCAACGGTTCATCAGGATACGAGGAAGCAGCCGCACAGGGTATAGTCGCGGGTATCAATGCAGGATTAAAGCTCAAGAATGAAGAGCCCATGATCCTCGACAGATCTCAGGCATATATCGGAGTGCTTATCGATGACCTGGTAACAAAGGGAACATCTGAGCCTTACCGTATGATGACTTCAAGAGCCGAATACAGGCTTTTCCTGAGGCAGGATAATGCAGACCAGAGGCTCACTCCCGTAGGACGCCGAGTAGGACTTATCGACGAAGAGCGTTTTGCGAGATTCACGGCTAAGAGCGAAGCGATCGCAAATGAGACGGAACGTCTTCGCAATACATATATCGCACCTACTCCGGAGCTCGGAGCTATCCTTGAGAGCGCAGGCACCAATCTTCCGCCTTCGGGAATATCTCTCGCGGAGCTCATAAAGAGACCTCAGGTATCTTACGATCTTATAGCTCCGGTCGATAAGGAGAGGAAAGAACTCACGGTCGATATCACCCGTGCAGTCGAGACGGATCTTAAGTACGAAGGTTACTTAAAGCTCGAGAAGGAGAAGATAGAGAAGTTCGCACAGCTCGAAAGAAGGCTGCTTCCCGAAGATACCGACTATGAGCAGATCAAGGGCTTAAGGCTCGAGGCAAGGCAGAAGCTCAATGCGATAAAGCCTTTAAACATCGGCCAGGCTTCCAGGATATCGGGCGTATCGCCTGCGGATATCTCGGTGCTCCTTGTATATACAGAAATGATCAAGAGGAAAGATAAGAATGAGTAA
- a CDS encoding 16S rRNA m(7)G-527 methyltransferase has protein sequence MSNEEENMLADELTPVLEGGATQIEVPLDAEEIIKFRTYAELLRERNKVMNLTNIVDDKGIAMRHFVDSLTIVPYIREEQKKKGKEDLTLVDVGTGAGFPGIPIKVKMPKIKLILMDSLQKRIGFLEDVCNELELKGVTTVHTRAEDAGRNKKYREKYDIATARAVASLPVLCEYCLPFVKVGGIFLAMKGHAEEELKDAKKAIALLGGTIEKTDEFVLPGTDMNRSVIVIRKVRPTPPQYPRQAGKPSKTPIS, from the coding sequence ATGAGTAACGAAGAAGAAAATATGCTCGCAGATGAGCTCACACCTGTACTCGAAGGCGGCGCGACACAGATAGAGGTCCCGCTCGATGCCGAAGAGATCATAAAGTTCAGGACATATGCGGAGCTCCTTCGCGAGAGAAATAAGGTCATGAACCTTACGAACATCGTAGATGACAAGGGCATCGCGATGAGGCATTTCGTCGACTCTCTTACTATCGTTCCTTATATCAGGGAAGAGCAGAAGAAAAAGGGAAAAGAGGACCTGACGCTTGTTGATGTAGGAACGGGCGCGGGATTCCCCGGCATACCGATCAAGGTAAAGATGCCCAAGATAAAGCTGATCCTCATGGATTCTCTTCAAAAGAGGATCGGATTTCTCGAGGATGTCTGTAATGAACTCGAATTAAAGGGTGTTACTACTGTCCATACACGTGCCGAAGATGCCGGCAGGAATAAGAAGTACAGGGAAAAGTATGATATTGCGACAGCAAGAGCCGTTGCTTCGTTGCCCGTACTCTGCGAGTATTGCCTGCCTTTCGTAAAGGTCGGCGGAATATTCCTTGCGATGAAGGGCCATGCGGAAGAGGAACTCAAGGATGCAAAGAAAGCCATCGCACTTCTCGGCGGTACGATCGAGAAGACAGATGAGTTCGTACTCCCGGGAACGGATATGAACAGATCCGTGATAGTAATAAGAAAGGTTCGTCCGACTCCTCCTCAGTATCCGAGGCAGGCGGGCAAACCTTCTAAGACTCCGATAAGTTGA
- a CDS encoding RNA polymerase sigma-70 factor, ECF subfamily — MEKYFTLPDTEELVRLYANDVLRVCTYYLGKRCQAEDAFQDVFVKVLRKRDSFAGDCPPKYWLMAIARNVCKDYLKSTWSTRIASYDQMTETEGETTEDSRKHNPMITPSVDGHEQEDIYFGRMEPSGELWNAIQKLSPKYKDVILLKYYCQMDNAAVARVCGITESSVRSRLFRVRKKLAKFEREYFGNIEGEAYEATI, encoded by the coding sequence ATGGAAAAGTATTTCACACTGCCCGATACGGAAGAACTCGTCAGGCTCTATGCCAATGACGTGCTCAGAGTGTGCACATATTATCTCGGCAAGAGATGCCAGGCCGAAGATGCCTTTCAGGATGTATTCGTAAAAGTCTTGAGAAAGCGCGATTCTTTCGCGGGAGACTGTCCGCCCAAGTACTGGCTCATGGCGATCGCACGTAACGTGTGCAAGGATTACCTTAAGTCCACCTGGTCGACGAGGATCGCTTCCTACGATCAGATGACGGAAACAGAGGGTGAAACGACCGAGGATTCACGTAAACATAATCCCATGATCACGCCGTCCGTTGACGGACACGAGCAGGAAGATATCTATTTCGGCAGGATGGAACCTTCAGGAGAACTCTGGAATGCCATCCAAAAGCTCTCCCCCAAGTATAAGGATGTTATCCTCCTAAAGTATTACTGCCAGATGGATAACGCCGCCGTAGCGCGCGTATGCGGCATAACGGAGAGCTCGGTAAGGAGCAGACTGTTCAGGGTAAGAAAGAAACTTGCAAAATTCGAAAGAGAATATTTCGGAAATATCGAAGGTGAGGCATATGAAGCAACGATTTGA
- a CDS encoding DNA gyrase subunit A, with amino-acid sequence MANDKELRKQQEEEMDSVFKSEQNTIVPVDLDQEMRKSFIDYAMSVITDRALPDIRDGLKPVQRRILYSMFSQGFTPDKPYRKCATTVGDVLGRFHPHGDASVYDALVRLAQDFSLRHPLVDGHGNFGSIDGDPPAAYRYTEARLEKVALEMMSDINKNTVEMRPNFDEHEMEPVTLPARFPNLLVNGSVGIAVGMATNIPPHNMGETIDGVIMMLDNPDVTVEELMEVVKGPDFPTGGQILGTSGIRETYRTGRGRIVVRAHAEIEDGPGGKQRIIIHDLPFAVNKARLIERMADLVKDKKVEGITNLRDESDRNEMVRIVIDVKKDANPDVVLNQLYKNCALQDACCANMIALVPDSEGKLEPKMITLIDALKYYISHQEDVVTRRTEFDLEKAESKRHIDEGLLLAMDHIDEIIAIIRSSRTEAEAMERMCQKFGFSDKQAKHIVDMRLGRLTGLEREKLEAEIRELDEKIAFYKKILSEKEVLHSVIKDELLEVKRKFATPRVTEIVNGSFEDIDDESLIQEEDIVVTLTHFGYIKRQRIDTYKSQHRGGRGISAQGRREEDYVEKILTTTTHKFLLCFTNTGRVFKIKGYQIPETASRSARGTALVNILKLQEGEKIRNIIPLDNFDDEGIYLTVATKSGIVKRTPVKSYANINKNGLIAVNIRDNDKVVDVAVTNENQEIILVSKSGKAIRFNSDDVRETGRNTSGVRGMKLDDDDVIVGMVPVTEHGELLVISEKGYGKRSGVEEYRQQNRGGKGLITYKVSEKTGNLVGCTLVTDDDDLLIITDSGVIIRVSATEIPTLSRATSGVRLMKASGASIVDFAITYHEDPEEEGEEGAEGAEGENPAEASEEIVEAETAETAENTTTEENGEE; translated from the coding sequence ATGGCTAACGACAAAGAGCTGCGCAAGCAGCAGGAAGAAGAGATGGATTCGGTCTTTAAGTCCGAACAGAATACCATTGTACCCGTAGACCTCGATCAGGAGATGAGAAAGTCGTTCATCGACTATGCTATGTCAGTTATCACCGATCGTGCTCTCCCGGATATCAGAGACGGTTTGAAGCCCGTTCAGAGAAGAATACTCTATTCGATGTTTTCACAGGGATTTACTCCCGATAAGCCTTACCGTAAGTGTGCTACCACGGTCGGTGACGTTCTCGGACGTTTCCATCCCCATGGTGACGCATCCGTTTACGATGCACTCGTAAGACTCGCACAGGATTTCTCGTTGAGACATCCTCTCGTAGACGGTCACGGTAACTTCGGTTCGATCGACGGTGACCCGCCGGCTGCTTACCGATATACGGAGGCAAGACTTGAGAAGGTAGCTCTCGAGATGATGAGCGATATCAACAAGAATACCGTTGAGATGCGCCCCAACTTCGACGAGCACGAGATGGAGCCCGTAACGCTCCCCGCAAGATTCCCGAACCTTCTCGTTAACGGTTCCGTAGGTATTGCCGTAGGTATGGCTACCAACATCCCTCCCCACAATATGGGTGAGACGATCGACGGCGTTATCATGATGCTCGATAATCCCGACGTAACTGTCGAGGAACTCATGGAAGTAGTAAAGGGACCTGACTTCCCCACAGGCGGACAGATCCTCGGTACTTCCGGTATCAGAGAGACATACAGGACAGGCCGCGGCCGTATCGTAGTACGTGCTCATGCCGAGATCGAGGACGGCCCCGGAGGAAAGCAGAGGATCATCATCCACGATCTTCCTTTCGCGGTCAATAAGGCAAGACTTATCGAGCGTATGGCAGATCTCGTTAAGGATAAGAAGGTAGAAGGTATCACGAACCTTCGAGACGAGTCCGACCGTAACGAGATGGTACGTATCGTTATCGACGTCAAAAAGGATGCAAATCCCGACGTCGTTCTTAATCAGCTCTATAAGAACTGTGCTCTCCAGGATGCATGCTGCGCCAACATGATCGCACTTGTTCCCGACAGCGAAGGAAAGCTCGAGCCCAAGATGATCACACTGATCGATGCACTCAAGTACTACATCTCCCACCAGGAAGACGTTGTCACGAGAAGAACGGAGTTCGATCTTGAGAAGGCAGAGAGCAAGCGTCACATCGACGAGGGTCTCCTCCTTGCGATGGATCATATCGACGAGATCATCGCCATCATCAGGTCTTCAAGGACAGAGGCAGAGGCGATGGAGAGAATGTGCCAGAAGTTCGGCTTCTCCGATAAGCAGGCTAAGCACATCGTCGACATGCGTCTCGGTAGACTTACCGGTCTTGAGAGAGAGAAACTCGAAGCCGAGATCAGAGAACTCGATGAGAAGATCGCATTCTATAAGAAGATCCTCAGTGAGAAGGAAGTTCTCCACAGCGTTATCAAGGATGAGCTCCTCGAAGTCAAGAGAAAGTTCGCGACACCTCGTGTTACCGAGATCGTTAACGGTTCCTTCGAGGATATCGATGACGAGTCACTTATCCAGGAAGAGGATATCGTTGTAACTCTTACTCATTTCGGATATATCAAGAGACAGAGGATCGATACATATAAGAGCCAGCACAGAGGCGGCAGAGGAATCTCCGCTCAGGGCAGGCGTGAAGAGGACTATGTCGAGAAGATCCTTACGACGACTACTCACAAGTTCCTCCTTTGCTTCACGAATACGGGAAGAGTATTCAAGATCAAGGGTTATCAGATCCCCGAGACTGCATCGAGAAGTGCAAGAGGTACGGCTCTCGTTAATATCCTGAAGCTTCAGGAAGGCGAGAAGATCAGAAATATCATCCCTCTTGATAACTTTGATGATGAGGGTATCTACCTTACCGTTGCCACAAAGAGCGGTATCGTCAAGAGAACTCCCGTTAAGAGCTATGCAAATATCAATAAGAACGGTCTTATCGCCGTAAATATCAGAGACAACGACAAGGTCGTAGATGTTGCCGTTACCAATGAGAATCAGGAGATCATCCTCGTATCCAAGAGCGGTAAGGCAATAAGGTTCAATTCCGACGACGTACGTGAGACGGGAAGAAATACTTCCGGTGTACGCGGAATGAAGCTCGATGATGACGATGTTATCGTCGGAATGGTTCCCGTTACGGAACATGGTGAGCTCCTCGTTATCTCCGAAAAGGGATACGGTAAGAGATCCGGCGTCGAGGAATACAGACAGCAGAACAGAGGCGGTAAGGGTCTTATCACTTATAAGGTTTCCGAGAAGACAGGTAACCTCGTAGGATGTACGCTCGTAACGGATGATGATGATCTTCTTATCATCACCGACAGCGGTGTCATCAT